One Mucilaginibacter robiniae genomic region harbors:
- a CDS encoding DUF4134 family protein, translated as MRNHKKIYFIRAAILTALFYCLVFQVNAQPPGIQEFGDATRMVKSQYHALTYTASILGAIFGLVGGLRVYNNWQSGKHHIDAQVMGWLGAFIFLQLIAVIMGAMYGV; from the coding sequence ATGCGAAACCATAAAAAAATCTACTTTATAAGGGCTGCTATTCTAACAGCCCTTTTTTATTGCCTTGTTTTTCAAGTGAACGCGCAGCCCCCCGGTATTCAAGAATTTGGCGATGCTACAAGGATGGTCAAAAGTCAATACCATGCGTTAACATACACCGCTTCCATTCTTGGTGCAATATTCGGGTTAGTTGGTGGCTTAAGAGTTTACAATAATTGGCAATCGGGAAAGCATCATATTGATGCACAGGTAATGGGTTGGTTGGGAGCCTTTATTTTCTTACAACTAATTGCCGTTATCATGGGGGCGATGTATGGTGTTTAA
- a CDS encoding relaxase/mobilization nuclease domain-containing protein, whose protein sequence is MIVKILNSSSKFNGVSYNTKKTDKDLGELMKVKNFGYLQAVTNVLPEEYKNYLIFHSSTNSKVKDQQFHAVITCKGREYDKHQLTGFADAFLKEMGYGDNPYLIVFHKDTNNNHVHLVSSRIDSEGKKISDAFEYKRAYAAVQKILQNDIKLSTDKLINRAFDYSISTVAQFKLLFEQQGYIVTHDDKEIALRKFDDIQQRISIDKINERITLSVKDESRIRQLKAIFEKYSSLADPSLKVIYEPTKYKDDKKPIGYTSDLVQGLKQKFGIDIVFHGKKGLPPYGYSIIDHNSKAVFKGSDIMPLKLFLDHSRYRKQPQSSIGNLEIKVDGFKEKEASQKIFRQGMANISFNTISQERLALISILLKSALHEFNSVGEGLSRHHIEAHVSDKSLFILDKKTGFMIDAERVLNQTDLNLLAKHSGLELPQKEKVIPFSEQTEIDVQQSKNEPNERSAAVAELNYEESAILGAMQNFDLSIADDVDDEQINGRNRRRVRKARINTR, encoded by the coding sequence ATGATAGTAAAAATTCTAAACAGCAGCAGTAAATTTAATGGGGTAAGCTACAATACTAAGAAAACTGATAAAGACCTGGGAGAGCTGATGAAGGTGAAAAATTTCGGCTACCTGCAAGCGGTCACAAATGTATTGCCGGAGGAGTATAAGAACTACCTTATATTTCATTCATCAACTAATTCAAAAGTTAAAGATCAACAATTCCATGCTGTTATTACCTGTAAAGGCAGGGAATATGATAAGCATCAACTAACAGGATTTGCAGATGCCTTTTTAAAGGAAATGGGCTATGGCGATAACCCTTACTTAATCGTTTTTCATAAAGATACCAATAACAACCATGTTCATTTAGTAAGCAGTCGCATTGATAGTGAGGGCAAGAAAATATCCGATGCTTTTGAGTATAAGCGTGCCTATGCAGCAGTGCAAAAGATTTTACAAAATGATATTAAGCTGTCAACCGATAAGTTGATTAATCGTGCTTTCGATTATAGTATTTCGACCGTAGCCCAGTTCAAGTTACTGTTTGAGCAGCAGGGATATATTGTTACCCATGACGATAAAGAAATAGCCTTAAGGAAGTTTGACGATATCCAGCAACGCATTTCTATTGACAAGATCAACGAGCGAATAACACTAAGCGTAAAAGACGAAAGCCGAATCAGGCAATTGAAGGCGATATTTGAAAAATATAGTTCGTTAGCCGACCCTTCCTTAAAGGTAATTTATGAACCCACCAAATATAAGGATGATAAAAAGCCCATAGGGTACACTTCTGATTTGGTTCAGGGTCTAAAGCAAAAATTTGGAATCGATATAGTTTTTCATGGAAAAAAGGGTTTACCACCTTATGGCTATAGCATCATAGATCATAACAGCAAAGCTGTTTTTAAGGGAAGTGATATAATGCCGTTAAAGTTATTTCTCGACCATTCCCGGTACCGCAAGCAACCTCAATCTTCCATAGGTAATTTAGAAATTAAGGTTGACGGATTTAAGGAAAAAGAAGCTTCTCAAAAAATCTTTCGCCAAGGAATGGCAAATATTTCATTTAATACCATTTCCCAGGAGAGGTTAGCATTGATAAGCATTCTATTAAAATCAGCACTTCATGAATTTAATTCGGTTGGAGAGGGGTTGAGCAGACACCACATTGAAGCTCATGTATCTGATAAAAGCCTATTCATATTAGATAAAAAAACCGGATTTATGATTGATGCTGAAAGGGTACTTAATCAAACAGACTTGAATTTATTGGCAAAGCATTCAGGTTTAGAATTACCGCAAAAAGAAAAAGTTATTCCCTTTTCAGAGCAGACCGAAATTGATGTTCAGCAATCGAAAAATGAACCGAACGAACGTAGCGCAGCGGTTGCCGAATTAAATTATGAAGAATCAGCCATTTTAGGCGCTATGCAAAATTTCGATTTGAGTATAGCTGACGATGTTGATGATGAACAAATCAACGGTAGGAATAGGCGCAGAGTGAGGAAAGCAAGAATTAACACAAGATAA
- a CDS encoding DUF4133 domain-containing protein, whose amino-acid sequence MAKQFNIYKGLQKPLIYRGFQGKFIGWGVGALVISLVAGGVIGSLTSMAYGGFICVAGFVGGLIFTAQQQKKGLHFKTRHRGVFRFRTDFRKLTRWHKNAKQSLPYRTSE is encoded by the coding sequence ATGGCTAAACAGTTCAACATTTATAAGGGGCTTCAAAAGCCCCTTATTTATCGTGGTTTTCAAGGAAAATTCATCGGTTGGGGTGTAGGTGCCCTCGTCATAAGTTTGGTTGCAGGTGGTGTAATCGGCAGCTTAACCAGTATGGCATACGGGGGATTTATTTGTGTTGCGGGTTTTGTTGGTGGATTGATTTTCACCGCGCAGCAACAAAAGAAAGGCTTACATTTTAAGACAAGGCATAGAGGTGTATTTAGGTTCCGTACTGATTTTAGAAAGTTGACAAGATGGCACAAAAACGCAAAACAGAGTTTACCTTACCGTACTTCGGAATAG
- a CDS encoding TraG family conjugative transposon ATPase, whose amino-acid sequence MAQKRKTEFTLPYFGIEETGKYPTIYNLKGDYGVIFQLNNPVLQYSADPSAYDTSHQLYVNIIKILGEGYVIQKQDILTKKIYNKSDSTEYLQKKYDEHFNGREYTDLTTFLVVTRKAKRGTFFTYNNKHFKDFEQNIGKLEDLLKRNNLLPKILSGNEIDLYVKRILSMNFSTNHVSLNNLLATDVEIKMGDRAVRSVPLIDIDKIDLPEKISTHVERNDKDSLKGFPLDTMGFLYNVPGYQTIIYNQVIDIPAQNFTQRKLELKRKRHSGIPDPANNMCVEDIDDLMVDIARENQMLVYCHFNFLVCAPLETIQQTCNYIESSLFEQLGIIPNKNAYNQMELFRTAMPCNTVELDEYDLFLTTADAALCFFFKEALSKDELSGFQIRFTDRQGIPVAIDPADLPMQTNRINNRNKFVLGPSGSGKSFFMNALIEQYCMYNKSPNPKWQMDVVIVDTGHSYSGLCSYYGGKYITYSEDKPITMNPFAISEGEYNIEKKDFLKTLISLLWKGAEGTVNQVESDVIAQCISAYYSNFFGKPLFIDLTDEQINQIQFEAEREAAEIDFTEQAKAALDLNAIEQEAKGIAANFQGSDDEKISFYEREYERIYNHLIGNEILCLREAETEELYYQLLSAARQEAKEDFKRKNVVELSFNSFYEYALYKIPEIKQQERIPFDIDEFRFVLKKFYKGGEFEAILNEEADNSLFTEPFVVFEIDSIKEHKILFPIVTLIIMDVFIQKMRFRTQQRKALIIEEAWKAIASPLMASYILYLYKTVRKFWGEAIVVTQELGDIIGNAVVKDSIINNSDTIMMLDQSKFKDNFDEIAKLLAINQHERKKILTINQLDNHENRGRFKEVYIRRGATGEVYGVEVALEQYLIYTTEKPEKTAVECYSHYYGSYVQGIERFVIDLKRSGLKLPQFFKEVNSKRKPLYADEEVQRELLLVG is encoded by the coding sequence ATGGCACAAAAACGCAAAACAGAGTTTACCTTACCGTACTTCGGAATAGAGGAAACCGGGAAGTATCCCACTATTTACAACCTGAAAGGGGATTATGGCGTTATATTCCAGCTTAACAATCCCGTTTTACAATATTCAGCAGACCCAAGCGCCTATGATACTTCACACCAATTATATGTGAATATTATTAAGATTTTAGGCGAGGGGTACGTAATCCAAAAACAAGATATCTTAACTAAAAAGATATATAACAAGTCCGATAGTACCGAGTACTTGCAAAAGAAGTACGACGAACATTTTAACGGCAGAGAATATACAGACCTCACTACATTTTTGGTAGTTACCCGAAAAGCAAAGCGAGGCACATTCTTTACTTATAATAACAAGCATTTTAAAGATTTTGAACAAAACATCGGTAAACTGGAAGACCTTTTAAAAAGGAATAATCTATTGCCCAAAATTCTTAGTGGTAATGAAATTGACCTGTATGTTAAGCGCATTCTTAGCATGAATTTCAGCACCAATCATGTTTCCCTGAATAATTTGCTCGCAACCGATGTTGAAATTAAGATGGGCGACCGAGCAGTACGCAGTGTTCCACTGATTGATATTGACAAGATTGATTTGCCGGAAAAAATTTCAACCCATGTCGAACGAAATGATAAAGATAGCCTAAAAGGTTTTCCACTCGATACTATGGGTTTCCTTTACAACGTCCCTGGGTACCAAACCATCATATATAATCAGGTAATTGATATACCTGCCCAAAATTTCACTCAAAGAAAATTGGAACTCAAAAGGAAAAGGCATTCAGGTATTCCAGACCCTGCTAATAATATGTGTGTTGAGGATATTGACGACCTAATGGTGGACATAGCCAGGGAAAACCAAATGCTTGTCTACTGTCATTTCAATTTTTTGGTTTGCGCCCCATTAGAAACCATTCAGCAAACCTGTAATTATATCGAAAGTTCATTGTTTGAGCAGCTTGGCATTATTCCGAATAAGAACGCTTACAATCAAATGGAACTGTTCAGGACTGCAATGCCCTGCAATACGGTTGAGTTAGACGAGTATGATCTTTTCCTTACAACCGCTGATGCTGCACTCTGCTTTTTTTTTAAGGAAGCCCTAAGTAAAGATGAATTGAGCGGCTTTCAAATTCGCTTTACTGATAGACAGGGCATACCCGTAGCTATTGACCCCGCAGATTTGCCAATGCAGACAAACAGGATAAACAACAGGAATAAGTTTGTTCTTGGCCCGAGCGGTTCGGGCAAATCCTTTTTTATGAACGCCTTAATTGAGCAGTATTGCATGTATAATAAGTCTCCTAATCCTAAATGGCAAATGGATGTTGTTATTGTCGATACTGGGCACTCTTATTCGGGTCTATGTTCCTATTATGGTGGTAAGTATATCACTTATTCGGAAGATAAGCCAATCACAATGAACCCTTTTGCGATCAGCGAAGGAGAATACAACATTGAGAAAAAAGACTTCTTAAAAACGCTTATCAGCTTGCTATGGAAAGGTGCGGAAGGGACGGTGAACCAGGTTGAGAGTGACGTAATTGCACAATGCATTTCCGCCTACTATAGCAACTTCTTTGGTAAGCCACTTTTTATTGATTTAACCGACGAACAAATTAATCAAATTCAATTCGAGGCAGAGCGTGAAGCTGCTGAAATTGATTTTACCGAACAAGCAAAAGCAGCCTTAGACCTAAATGCAATTGAACAAGAGGCAAAGGGTATAGCTGCCAATTTTCAGGGTTCAGACGACGAGAAAATCAGCTTTTATGAAAGGGAATATGAACGGATTTATAACCATTTGATAGGTAATGAAATTTTGTGTTTAAGGGAAGCAGAGACAGAAGAATTATATTATCAACTGTTGTCTGCCGCAAGGCAAGAAGCGAAAGAAGATTTTAAAAGAAAAAATGTTGTTGAACTAAGCTTTAACTCATTCTATGAGTATGCTTTGTACAAAATTCCCGAGATAAAGCAGCAAGAAAGGATACCCTTCGACATAGACGAGTTCCGGTTTGTGCTAAAGAAGTTCTATAAAGGCGGAGAGTTTGAAGCTATCCTGAATGAAGAAGCGGACAATTCCTTATTTACAGAACCTTTCGTTGTCTTCGAAATCGACAGTATTAAGGAGCATAAGATTTTATTCCCCATTGTAACCTTAATCATTATGGACGTATTTATTCAAAAAATGCGTTTCCGAACCCAACAGCGAAAAGCGCTAATTATTGAAGAAGCATGGAAGGCGATAGCATCCCCTTTAATGGCAAGTTACATTTTGTACCTGTACAAGACAGTAAGAAAATTTTGGGGTGAAGCCATAGTTGTAACCCAGGAACTGGGGGATATTATCGGTAATGCAGTGGTTAAGGATAGTATTATCAATAATTCGGATACTATCATGATGTTAGACCAATCCAAGTTCAAAGACAACTTTGATGAAATTGCTAAGTTGTTAGCGATCAATCAGCATGAGCGCAAAAAAATCCTAACTATTAACCAACTGGATAACCATGAGAACCGAGGCCGTTTTAAAGAGGTTTACATTCGACGTGGGGCTACGGGGGAAGTTTACGGAGTAGAGGTAGCGCTTGAACAATACTTAATTTATACCACTGAAAAGCCCGAAAAAACCGCAGTGGAATGTTACAGTCACTACTACGGCAGCTATGTACAAGGCATTGAACGCTTTGTGATTGACCTAAAGCGATCAGGTCTAAAGCTGCCCCAGTTTTTCAAGGAAGTCAACAGCAAACGCAAACCTCTTTATGCTGATGAAGAAGTCCAACGGGAATTATTATTAGTCGGTTAA
- a CDS encoding DUF4134 domain-containing protein has protein sequence MSNKVKSAVAMAILVAISGTQAMAQDGVTGINAANTSLRQYVDPVSTLCLAIGAVVGIIGGVRVYIKWNSGDQDINKEIMGWGGSCLFLVLVGVIIKAFFGV, from the coding sequence ATGTCAAACAAAGTGAAAAGCGCAGTTGCAATGGCAATCTTAGTAGCAATCTCTGGAACTCAAGCAATGGCACAAGATGGTGTTACTGGTATCAATGCTGCCAATACCTCTTTACGTCAATATGTTGACCCAGTTTCTACCCTTTGTCTTGCAATCGGTGCTGTTGTTGGTATCATTGGAGGTGTTCGCGTTTACATCAAATGGAACAGCGGAGATCAGGACATCAATAAAGAAATCATGGGTTGGGGCGGTTCTTGCCTTTTCCTGGTACTGGTAGGCGTTATAATCAAAGCATTCTTTGGTGTCTAA
- a CDS encoding ParA family protein translates to MIILFANQKGGVGKSTLAVLFANYLSLVQNKEVVIFDMDNQRSIYNKVQASKVLENNPLYEVEAAEMEQFSTIKEIVKEKEGLITILDVAGNIENDTLIPIFQGVDLIICPFSYDEFSVGATIDFSEVVKQLNDQAKIVFIPNRIKTTVKYETLESVNNVFSNFGAITKPLPERIDFQRISTFETPPVSFK, encoded by the coding sequence ATGATTATACTATTCGCAAATCAAAAAGGCGGTGTAGGTAAATCTACCCTTGCCGTTTTATTCGCCAACTACCTTTCGTTAGTTCAGAATAAAGAGGTTGTCATATTTGATATGGATAACCAAAGGTCAATTTACAATAAGGTTCAGGCATCAAAGGTATTAGAGAACAATCCGCTGTATGAGGTTGAAGCAGCAGAAATGGAGCAGTTCAGTACCATCAAGGAAATTGTAAAGGAAAAAGAAGGATTGATCACAATTTTAGATGTAGCAGGGAATATCGAAAATGATACACTTATACCAATTTTTCAGGGGGTAGATTTAATCATCTGCCCCTTTTCTTATGACGAATTTTCAGTTGGAGCTACTATTGATTTTTCCGAAGTAGTTAAGCAACTGAATGATCAAGCAAAAATTGTTTTTATACCGAATCGTATAAAAACAACAGTTAAGTACGAAACCCTGGAAAGCGTTAACAATGTGTTCTCAAACTTCGGTGCCATTACTAAGCCGTTACCCGAAAGGATAGATTTTCAGCGTATCTCTACTTTTGAAACTCCCCCAGTATCATTCAAGTAG
- a CDS encoding plasmid mobilization protein, with translation MNRNKGGRPVKHQGQKIKQAHLRLTEEQHKTLAKIEKETGINRTDLFIKRVLEDQSFLITKDVVITLSELGGALGKVGNNINQLAKHANTVSKNNTLSPKIFEEHSKLMTEYLDFQAEIHKVLRQMYRVMKKPNDSKNSKQQQ, from the coding sequence ATGAACAGAAACAAAGGGGGGCGACCAGTTAAACACCAAGGCCAAAAGATTAAACAGGCCCACCTTCGGTTGACCGAAGAACAGCATAAAACACTTGCTAAAATTGAAAAGGAAACAGGAATAAACCGTACTGACCTTTTTATTAAGCGTGTGTTGGAAGACCAAAGCTTTTTAATAACCAAAGATGTAGTTATCACCCTTTCAGAACTGGGTGGCGCTTTAGGAAAAGTGGGTAATAACATTAACCAGTTAGCTAAACACGCAAATACGGTTAGCAAAAATAATACTCTATCGCCTAAAATTTTTGAGGAACATAGTAAGCTAATGACAGAGTATCTGGACTTTCAAGCAGAAATTCATAAGGTTTTGAGACAGATGTATAGGGTAATGAAGAAGCCAAATGATAGTAAAAATTCTAAACAGCAGCAGTAA